The region TTGGGTAAATTCATGCTAAAATGCCTTGCCGCTGTTTGGGAATCACCTTATATTTTCTACAACAGAGTTTCCCCCATCGTTATCTTCAACCTCATCAACTGATCACAAGATAGAGAATCTGTAATTGAAACTAAAATTCGATTTATGTGAGTACATATTTACCGGCATGCGAAGAATAACAATTCGTCAAAAAAGAGGAAGCTATTGAAAATCTATTGACAACAGGCGCTTGTTTCTTACGTTAGGAGCGATCAGGTCACAATAGACTTGGTGTTACGAGGAAGTACAGAATAAGATATTCTCCGAACCCTGCAGGGCCCCAGTGGTCAGCAGGGACTCTACGGCCGGAGGAGCAATCTTCCGACCTGCCCGGTTTGGCAAAGGAGAACGATGTAAGCGGTGATCCGCTGCCAACCGGTAGTGGTTTTTTTTATGGCTGGAAGAATCGAAATTGCGTATGTGCTCGCTGGCGGACGAAGTAGTCGGATAGGAACCGACAAATTGTCGTTGATTATCGACGGTGTGACTCTTCTGGAACATACGACCACGAAATGTGCGGCTGTTCTGGATCAGGTCAAGCTGGTGGCGCCAAAGGTCGGCAAATTGTCAGAATTGAGTTTTCCGGTTGTTCTGGACAGCCCGAGTGCGGCCGGACCGATGGCCGGCGTAATCGCTGCTGTAGAGGATTGCCGGGCAGAGAGTTGTTTTGTGACCGCGGCCGATCTGTTTGATCTCAGAGCCGAAGTAATCGCGTTGTTGGTTTCGCAGTATCGGGGCCAGCAGTACTTCGGGCTGATGGAGCCGTTAGGTATTCAACCTCTCTGCGGCATCTACCACAAGTCGGCGCTTACTGTTCTGTATGCAAGGGCCAATCAGGGTAGATTCGGCATGACTGATGCTGTCAGACAAATGGATACTGACTCAATCGTCTTGCCTCAGGACCAGTGGAGAAATATCAATACTCCGGAGGATCTGGCTTCGGTGAGGGATTACGATGCTTGAACTTGGAATTGTCGGAGCCAAGAACTCCGGAAAGACTACCGTGGTTGAGAAACTCGTATGCAATCTGGAGAAAAACGGAGTGCGAACAGCAACAGTGAAACACACTTCGCATTCTCACCGATTCGACACCCCGGGTAAGGATAGTTATCGCCACCGTGAAGCCGGGGCCACTCTGACGGTCATTGTAAGCGAGGAAGAAGTGGCAGTTTTCGCAAGGCCCGACACGCTTGAGTGGACCCGGATACAAGAACTGACTGACAATCAATTTGACATCTGGCTGGTTGAAGGTGAGCGCCGGTCGGATCGGGCCAAGGTGTTGGTGACGAGAGAACTCGCCGACATGGAGAGACCACTACCGAACAACATTGTTGCTACTATCGGCCCTGAGCGGGTTGACAAGGTAGACAAACATTTTGAGCCGGATGACTTCAGAGCTCTGGGTTCGTTCGTAATCGACACTATCCTCAATAGTGGCAAGGAGGCTCAGTAGTGACTGCCTGTACCACACCCCGCTATCTGCGCGTGTCGTTGCTATCGGGATGCAACCTCAATTGTACTTACTGCCGTCCGGAAGGTCAGTCAGAGCCGGCTCTGATAGCCGATTCCGACCGGTTGAATTCAGCAATTGAGTTTCTCCTCCGGGCCGGAATTCGAAAGGTTCGTTTCACCGGAGGAGAGCCAACCCTCCACAAGGATTTGGCAGCAGTCGTGGCCCAAGTGAAAGCGATGGACTCCGGCGTTCATACGGCGATAACCACTAACGGTGTTCTCCTCGGGGACCTTGCACCGTCATTGGCTTCGGCCGGTCTCGATTCGGCCAACATCAGCCTCGACACCCTTGATCGTGTAAGGTTTCAGTCCATAACCGGCCGGGATCAGTTAGACAACGTCGTTCACGGGATAGAAACCGCCGCAAGCTATATTGGACTGGTCAAATTGAACTGCGTCTTGGTACGCGGAACCAATGACCATGAAGTGTCCGACCTCATCAGGTTCGCCAACGACCGAGGGCTCGACATTCGGTTCATCGAGTATATGCCTAATCGATTCAGTGCTCCTGGTGACCCCCGGTTCATCTCGGGTGATGAAATCCGCGGGCGTCTGCCATGGAATCTGAAACCGTCATTGATCAGTCCCTCCAGTGCTACGCGATACTACTCCACCCTGGACCTGAGCATCAGAGTTGGGTTTATCAGCCCGATCAGTCATCCGTTTTGCAGCGGCTGCGACCGTTTGAGATTGGCCGCCGACGGCATGCTGTACGCATGTCTCTTTGATTCGCAAGCCTTTAACCTTTATGATGTGATGGTAGCGGGGCCTCGCAAGGCCGATGCCGAATTGAAGAAATTGGTTGAGCTCAAGCGCTTTGGCGGTTGTCGAGGAGCCGTTGATAGACCAAGTGAGTTGCCGTCATTTTCTACGCTGGGAGGATAGTCATTGTGAATCCAAGTCACATAGATTCAGACGGAAATGCGAGAATGGTCGATGTATCATCAAAGGACATGACTCGTCGAATGGCCACAGCCGAATCACTCGTCAAACTGAACAGTGAGGCATTCGAGGTGCTTCGTGACAATTGGGCTACCAAAGGAGATGTGTTGACGGTCGCTCAGTTGGCGGGGATTGGAGCGGCCAAGAAAACCTCGGAGTTGATTCCGCTCTGTCATCAGGTTCCCCTGGATCGTGTGGAAATCACCTTTAGTCTCGACAGTGAGGATAACTCGGTAAGAGTATCGGCGACCGCTGAATGTTTTGCGCGAACCGGAGTAGAAATGGAGGCGCTGACTGCTTGTTCGGTAGCGGCTCTGACGATTTACGACATGCTGAAAGCGGTTCAGCGCGATATTGAGATCGCCCATGTTTACCTGGTGAAGAAATCAGGAGGAAGGTCCGGTGACTATGTCCGGTGAAATCCATGCCATGTCTGTGTCCTCTGAAACCGGACAAAAAAAAGAGAATGTTGAATCGGCAATGTTGGCTGAGAATTTTGGTATTGTGGGTGACGCCCATGGAGGTTCTGAACGTCAGATATCGCTGCTGCCGTTCGAGGCATTCGCCGAGGTTCGTGAACACATTCCTCAGATCAAGCCGGGTGATTTTGCGGAGAATATCACCACTTGCGGACTTGATATGTCGTCGGTGTCCATTGGTGATCGACTCAGTATCGGTGCTTCGGTGAAGCTGGTGATTACCCAGATTGGCAAGAAGTGTCACGATGGATGCTATATCAAGGAAGCGGTTGGGGATTGTATTATGCCGCGCATCGGTTTGTTTGCTCGAATCGTTGCTGGAGGCACGGTCCGTGTCGGCGACACGATTAGATGGGAACCGCGCAGTGCATGATGTCGGTATCATAATCGTTTCTGATCGAGCTGCGAGCGGCGAGCGCGAGGATACTTGTATTCCGGTGTTCAGAGATCACTTGAACGACGACCAATTCAGCCTGGTCCATACTGCTGTTGTGCCTGATGACATCAAAGCTGTTCAGTTGGTCTTACGCGAAATGATCGACAAGGAGTACAGCCTTGTGTTTACCGCCGGTGGTACCGGATGTAGTCCTCGCGACAGAACTCCCGAGGCTACGACACCGTTCTTGGAGAGGCGAACGCCGGGAATCGACGAAGCAATCCGTTCTTTCAGCGCACAGAAATCTCCTCACGCGGCGTATTCCCGAGGCATATCGGGTATTGGAAGGAAATCGCTCATAATAAATCTGCCCGGCTCACCGAAAGCGGTGGGGGAGATACTGTCATTCCTCAAACCAACCCTGGGGCATCCCCTTCGATTAATCTCGGGGGAGAAGATCGATTGCGCTACGGAGCTATGAGAGCATGATTGAATTCGATCAGGCTTGCGACCAGATATTGGTTCATACCAGGTGTCTCGGTAGTGAAGATCGTTTGATTGAAGCTGCGATTGGCTGTGTTCTGGCTGAGGATATTACGTCTCCCATGGATGTTTCACCTTTTCGGAATTCAGCAATGGATGGTTTTGCTGTTCGTTCCGAGTGGCTGTTGGATTGCTCGGAAAGCCAGCCGTTAACCATGTCTATCGGTTCAACTACTTTTGCTGGTGACAGGACAGTTACTCAACCTGCGATGTCAACAGTGGCTAAAGTGATGACCGGTGCTATGGTGCCGACGGAATGTGACGCTGTAGTTCCGTTCGAAGATACCGATTATGATGACCACCAAGTGACTTTTTGTCGTTCCATAGCTGCCGGATCAAATGTCCGCCAGGCTGGTGAGGACATCAAATTGGGACAGAAACTGTATTCTGAGGGAACCGCGATGGGAGCGTTGGATATCGGAGTCCTTGCTACGATTGGCAAGCGAACAGTTTCTACAT is a window of Candidatus Zixiibacteriota bacterium DNA encoding:
- a CDS encoding MogA/MoaB family molybdenum cofactor biosynthesis protein, with the protein product MSATRLDGNRAVHDVGIIIVSDRAASGEREDTCIPVFRDHLNDDQFSLVHTAVVPDDIKAVQLVLREMIDKEYSLVFTAGGTGCSPRDRTPEATTPFLERRTPGIDEAIRSFSAQKSPHAAYSRGISGIGRKSLIINLPGSPKAVGEILSFLKPTLGHPLRLISGEKIDCATEL
- the moaC gene encoding cyclic pyranopterin monophosphate synthase MoaC, which translates into the protein MVNPSHIDSDGNARMVDVSSKDMTRRMATAESLVKLNSEAFEVLRDNWATKGDVLTVAQLAGIGAAKKTSELIPLCHQVPLDRVEITFSLDSEDNSVRVSATAECFARTGVEMEALTACSVAALTIYDMLKAVQRDIEIAHVYLVKKSGGRSGDYVR
- a CDS encoding molybdenum cofactor guanylyltransferase, yielding MAGRIEIAYVLAGGRSSRIGTDKLSLIIDGVTLLEHTTTKCAAVLDQVKLVAPKVGKLSELSFPVVLDSPSAAGPMAGVIAAVEDCRAESCFVTAADLFDLRAEVIALLVSQYRGQQYFGLMEPLGIQPLCGIYHKSALTVLYARANQGRFGMTDAVRQMDTDSIVLPQDQWRNINTPEDLASVRDYDA
- a CDS encoding MOSC domain-containing protein is translated as MSGEIHAMSVSSETGQKKENVESAMLAENFGIVGDAHGGSERQISLLPFEAFAEVREHIPQIKPGDFAENITTCGLDMSSVSIGDRLSIGASVKLVITQIGKKCHDGCYIKEAVGDCIMPRIGLFARIVAGGTVRVGDTIRWEPRSA
- a CDS encoding radical SAM protein translates to MTACTTPRYLRVSLLSGCNLNCTYCRPEGQSEPALIADSDRLNSAIEFLLRAGIRKVRFTGGEPTLHKDLAAVVAQVKAMDSGVHTAITTNGVLLGDLAPSLASAGLDSANISLDTLDRVRFQSITGRDQLDNVVHGIETAASYIGLVKLNCVLVRGTNDHEVSDLIRFANDRGLDIRFIEYMPNRFSAPGDPRFISGDEIRGRLPWNLKPSLISPSSATRYYSTLDLSIRVGFISPISHPFCSGCDRLRLAADGMLYACLFDSQAFNLYDVMVAGPRKADAELKKLVELKRFGGCRGAVDRPSELPSFSTLGG
- the mobB gene encoding molybdopterin-guanine dinucleotide biosynthesis protein B, giving the protein MLELGIVGAKNSGKTTVVEKLVCNLEKNGVRTATVKHTSHSHRFDTPGKDSYRHREAGATLTVIVSEEEVAVFARPDTLEWTRIQELTDNQFDIWLVEGERRSDRAKVLVTRELADMERPLPNNIVATIGPERVDKVDKHFEPDDFRALGSFVIDTILNSGKEAQ